The genomic stretch tctaacccgggttaataataatgagcaaatactatactccttcgattcaagaccaaatacaacattcctttttttaCACTACTCATGAACGAATAGAATGTTTATGATTCCTTGCAACATGTAAGAATATGGTCATGTGGGTTCTTATTTGATTCACttataaagtacaatgagaatatcaaatttttaaatttcTTACAATGTAAATTAAAGATATTTACattgtaatttgtgtcttggcaagtgTGTACACGAAAAtattgtatttggtcttgaatggagggagtactattttttAATAtcggataattcacgcggtacccttaaagtttgccattttgcacgaaatacccaaatttttgatccgtaaatcttaaagaggtcataactcgtgtttacgtgTTCCaaaagtgacgatttttttttttccaaatcgcttatcttttcgagaactacaatttggaaaaaaaaatggtGCATTTGGATTCCGCTAATAGGAGTTATTGTGTGTCAAAGTTTTTtcgaccgaacaaactttgagtgagcatatctcctggccacgagttccaaactcgtcaaacttttttttcaaatcgtagtactcagaaagatgatcgatttgaaaaaaaaaatctttacTTTTTGAGTTCGTAAATACGAGTTATGGCCTCATTAAGTTTTCcggatcaaaaatttgggtattttgtgCAAAATGACCAACTTTAagggtaccgcgtgaattatccgttttaatattcgtacgttttttttataatatttttttggcaattgagatgtataagtttttatataataaatagggttatttcatgggaataattcAAACTAACCCTccccttctcatattaatccaaacTAATGTTTAACCGAGAAAAATCCGATCTTTGACATCATTTAACTTTGAGTGAACCGATCCCATAATTTACCTGATAGCACCTGTTTTCCAACAGGTCACTATGTGGGTCCATTTCTTTTCTAATTTTTCTggtctcttcttcttcttcttcctttttttcatttcttcatcCTCTCTccaatttcttcatttcttcttcttcattctctTTTAATTCTCCATTAATCATTAAACCACTTTAAAACCCAATTAATTCTCCATTAAccaaccatcaccaccaccagtcCACCACCAAGCTAATCCAACAAAGAATACCATTACATAAGATCGTCCAAAGAGTTGCTATCCGACTTTATAAACCCAGACCTATCACCTCTATATGCACCTTCATTTGTGATTGTCATGTTGCAATGTGTACCCATGTTTTACAAATTCTGGGAAGAAAACTAGCATTCATAAAATTCTATAAAGAAAGCTATTATTGCATAATTTGCATTAATCAAACGTCACTTGTCCCTTATAATGTAAAACATAATGCTTTAGTCATCCAACACCAACTTAGATTACCGTATTCAAACACTCAGTAAACAAGTCCaaaattgcatttgaaattcatgAAAAAATGCAAGAAATTTCAAAGGTTttagaaaacaaataaaaacccAGAAAAAATCCACAATCACATTCAACTAACTATTCTTTAATGATCATTAATATTCATGTAAAATCATCAAGTAAAAATTAATGGCAAGGATTAGAAATACTAAGTGCGAGCAAATGAGAGAAAGTTGGGTGTGAATAAAACCCAGAAAAACTAATGATAGAGATTAGGGGAAATTAATttaggggttttgatttttgattgaagTGATTTCTGCTTGATTAAAAGGAAGTAGATAGTGATGTTTTGTTTTTCATTCAATGGTTGTACTAGAGGGAACCATCAGGAAATGGATTCCGAATTTCATTCCCTCGGAAGATAGTATAAAGTTCCTAACGGCATGGGTTCGTATACCAAATCTCCCCGTTGAATACTTTAACGAAACCTTTTTGATGAAAATAGGAACGAGAATTGGGAAGGTGCTACGAATTGATAAGAATACTACATCTGCAGAACGAGAATTCGTATTCAATATGAAGGATTGAAAATGATTTGCTTCAAATGTGGTATATTAGGCCATAATACTGATAGTTATCCTGTTCGGGCAAACAGAGAGTCTGAAGATAGTGCTCATTCACATACAGAGTCACAGGGGTATGTCGAAGTCCCAGTAGTGAGTGCCAATTCCATTGAAGCAGGCCTTAGACCGGAGGAGAAAGACGACTTTGGTAACTGGATGATAGTTACAAAGCCTCAAAGAAAGAAGTCCGTCAATACACAGGGAAAACAAGTCCAGTCCATCAATCAATCCACCCATGGTAATACAATCTTCAATTTCGAAAAAAATCAAGCAAGGCAAGGTTCAAGATTTGAGATCTTGCAAAATCAAGAAAATATCCCAGTAATCTCGCAATCACCTAATTTATCTAGGGAAATTATTTAATTTTCCTCTAAAAATAATATAGGCAATAATGCCAAAAATAATCAGAGGACTAATTTCCATAATAGACAAGCTAGCAAAAATCCTTCCCAATCTCGTCCCAATCTCCGCTCCACAAAATCCGCtccaattaccaaaaataatccATCTACCAGTAACATGATCATTCCAAATTATTCCCCCAATATTCTACACGATATTTCTAATATTCCAAAGATTACACCAATTAATCCACCCAAAAGCTACTCCCCTGTACCAACGACTACAAAAAATTCATCTTCTATTCTGACTACAACTGAACAGAATGGATCCCCACATATCCTACTTAGACCTCAAGCTCCCACAAATCCGTTACCTCCCTTAACATCCTCGGTTCGAGATGATTCCACCATCACAGACGATATCGATATCAGTATGGAAGGAGATTCTCGCACCTTATATGGGGGTGATGGTACGGGAATGTCCGATAATGGATCTCAACTTCAAATCAATCCAGGAGGACCCATCGATTCTCCAGCTGGAGATGTCGATACCATGGAACATTAATCAAGTGCTATCGATAGTAAGTCGAGCTTATCTAACAAATTTACTTTATGCACCTTTCCATATGTCGGATCGAATACCTGCTTTGTCACCAAATTCGTCCCCCATTACCTGTATGGTATGGAATATACAAGGGACGGGAAATAAGAATAAAATTAATGCACTGAAAGAAGTAGTTAAGGTTTACAAGCCGTCAATTATTGCACTCATCGAGACTCACATGAATGGCGAGCATGCtctgaaaattcaaaaaattattGGCTACACCGGCCATTCTCGTGTTGATGCCAATGGGTTTAGTGGAGGTATATGGCTCTATTGGCGATCTGAGTTTGTCACTGTCACACCTGTGAAGGAACATTCACAATATATTACTGTCGAAGTTTCACGTAATGGAGATTTACCATGGTTTTTCTCGGCTGTTTATGCAAGCCCGAACCCCTCTAACCGGATGGAATTATGGACTGAACTTGAACAATTTGCTCGCTCTAATGGACATCCTTGGATGTTAGCTGGTGACTACAACGAGACACGTTCTTTGAATGAAAGACACGGAGGAGATCAAAATATGGCTCGTCGATGCGCCTTCTTTAACAATTGGATAGAAAACTGTCAACTTATTGAATTGGAATTTTCTGGTCCGGCTCATACTTGGGCCCACGGAAACTCTGCTACAACTCGTCAGAGTGACCGCCTCGATAGAGCCTTATGTAATAGTGAATGGAGCACTCAATTTAGTGATGCTAGTGTTCGTCACCTCCCTGCATTCCAATTTGATCATTGCCCTTTACTTATCTCTCCAAATGGTTTTGCGCCACTAAGCTCCGTCCAACGTCCTTTTCGTTTCCAAGAAGCTTGGATGACCCATGAGAATTTATCTGAGTTTATAGTTTCCAACTGGAAGACGGGAGATACTTTAGTCTCACAATTATCAGACTTATCGTCCAAATTACAGCGGTGGAATGAAGATGTATTTGGCAatatttttcgaaaaaaaaagagaattgttGGCTCGTATTGAAGGTTGCCAGCGTGAACTTTCGGCTCATAGACAGAACCATCTCATTAAACTCGAGTCACGTTTGAGAAAGGAACTAGACGATATCTTGGAACGAGAAGAGCTACTATGGTACCAGAAATCCAGAATTGATTCGCGACGGAGATCGCAACACCTCCTATTTTCAGGTTAGTACCTTAGTACGACGGTGGCGTAATCGTATCAATATGTTGAAGAACGATGATGGCCAGTGGGTAGAGGATATCAACGAAATTAAGGAGATGGTAATCGAGTTCTTTAAGCGATTATATACAGACGATACCCCGGAGAGGGAGGATGCAGATATTCCCTATGACCTGTTTCAGGAATTCTCCAATGAACAATGGGATAAACTGTCGAGGAACTATTCGCCGGCGGAAATTGATAATGTTATTTTTAATATGGGCTCTCTTAAAGCCCCCGGCCCCGACGGATTTCAGGCTTTATTCTACCAAAAGCATTGGTCTACTGTTAAACATGATGTCTATAATATGGTTATGAAGGCTTTGGAAGGCAAGGGTTTTCCGGACGGATTAAACAGTACACATATCGTCTTGATTCCAAAGGTTAATGCACCGGAGCATATTTCACAATTACGTCCAATTAGTCTATGTAATGTCGCTTACAAAATTATAAGTAAGACTATTGCGAACCGAATTAAGAAAGTCCTCCCAAGACTTATTTCTGAGATCCAAAGCGGTTTCGTCCCCGGTCGTCAAATCACTGATAATATAGTGATTTTTCAAGAGGCAATTCATACCATGCGAAAGAAGAAAGGTAAAATAGGATATATGGCTATTAAAATAGATTTGGAGAAAGCATATGATCGTCTGAAATGGAGCTTTATATACAATACATTAAAAGATATGTGCTTCCCTGGCCTTATGGTTGACACAATCATGGAGTGCGTAACTTCTCCGTCTATGCAAATACTGTGGAATGGTGAACCAACCGCGCCCTTTAAACCAACTCGAGGAGTTCGCCAAGGTGATCCCCTTTCTTCATACCTATTTGTCATGTGTTTAGAAAAACTTCAACAAGCTATTTATATTCGAGTGCAAGGGGACGATTGGAAACCCATACCTATTTGCAAAAACGTCCCTCGTATTTCCAATCTTTTTTTTCGCAGACGATATGGTCCTCTTTGCGGAGGCTCGAGCGGATCAGGCCCATGTCATCAAATATATCCTTGACAATTATTGCGCAGCATCAGGAGAAAAAGTCAGTGTAGCAAAATCACGCATTTTCTTCTCTTCGAACACAGCTAACACGGATATAGAGGAGGTAACAAGCATCCTCGGTTTCGAAATGATAAATGATTTGGGAACCTACCTGGGAATGCCTACAATTAACGGACGAGTTACGAAGGCAACCTTTGCCCATCTAAAGGAGAAGCTCAATAGACGGCTAGCTGGATGGTAAAACAAATATCTATCGCTTGCAGGTCGGAATACTTTGGTTCAATCGTCTCTCACCACTCTAGCGAATTACAGTATGCAAACGGCGAAAATTCCTCGGTCGGTGTGCGACTCCATTGACAGAAAAACATGGAGGTTCTTATGGGGTGGTAATGAGAATCAAAAAAAGATTCATTTGATTTCATGGGATATGGTACAAAAACCAAAATCTATGGGGGGGTCTAGGCATACGATCTTCCCGTCAATCTAATGCAGCTTTTCTTACCAAGCTAGGTTGGCGAGTCTTATCAGAACCACAAACATTATGGGCTCGAGTTTTGAGAGCGAAATATTGCCAAGGACGCTGTGATGTCGACATGTTCCAACCAAAACCGAACATGTCAAATGTGTGGGCCGGTATTTCTTCGCAGGCAAAAATAATCAATAAAGGCAGTACTACGGCAGTGGGTAACGGACGAAAAACGCTGTTCTGGGATCATTCATGGGTCGACCCGAGTTGTCTTTCTGACAGAGTTATTTTGCCTATCCCGGAAACTATTATCGGGGTTACTGTTGCTGATATGTGGAACGAGGAAACAGGCTGGAAGTGGGAGGAGTTTTCGAATTATCTTGCGCGAGAAGACCTCCTAAAGATAGCTGCCTATTATCTATCACCCGAACCAGACTTAGACGATTCTCTATACTGGAATGCTTCTTCTAGCGGTAAATTTTCCATCAAATCAGCCCTAACTCTAATTAAAACGGCAGAAATGGAACCTGAAATCGAACCAGTCGCATGGCATGTTATTTGGAAACTTCCAGTCCAACAAAGAATCCGAATGTTCATTTGGCTCGCAGCACATCGCCGCCTAATGACTAATTATAATCGGATGCGAAGGGGTATTCATGACGATCCCATTTGTCCTAGGTGCCTCGAGGATGATGAATCAACGGATCATCTTTTACGGAATTGCCCATACTCTAGAGAGCTTTGGAGTTTACTGGAGGAATGTGCTACTACTGACACTTTCTATACGATGCCATTCACAAGTTGGATTTCGAAAAACGCAAGTAACGCAATCCCTCTCGCCTCACATAATTGGTCAATGAAGTTTGCGATAACCTGCTGGTGGATTTGGCGGTGGCGAAATAACATTACGTTCGGAAGAGGAGCTGATAACCCGACTGATCCTATCCCTTTCCTCCGCCATCAGTTTGAAATTTCGCGTAAGGCATTTGACCCTTTCGACATTTTCATACCTATACCCGGCACGACCCACGAGGAGCGCTTTATCCGTTGGGAAACACCACCTCACGGCTGGTGTCTTCTAAATATGGACGGGGCCTCGAAGGGAAACCCCGGTCCTGCTGGCTGTGGTGGAATTATTCGCGATGAGACGGGTAATTTTGTTTACGCTTTTCTCCTCTCTTGTGGTGTATGCAACTCGATGCGGGCTGAGATGCGAGCCCTTGTGGTTGGACTTGAAAGAGCTCGAGAGCTGGGTATAAGGAAGCTCATTGTCCACATGGATAATTCATCCTGTGTGGATTTTGTCCAACATGAACAATTACTAAGTAGCAGCCTTCGGCCACTCGTTCAACGATGTCACGACCTAATCAAGCTTAATGGGTGGTTAGTTAAATTCCATCATGTGTTCCGCGAAGCGAATAGAGCAGCTGATTGGCTCGCTAACGAAGGGATCAACGCAAGCACAACCGTTACCTATTTAGAAGAACCTCTCGATGGTCTTCGTACTATCCTTCGTGAGGATGCTCTAGGCGTAGCATTTCCACGTTTAGTTCGTGTTTAATTTCTCTTATTGTACTGGGGCTTGGCCCCTCTtaagcaccaaaaaaaaaaagagggaacCGGCTGAATAGGTTTCCAATCCAAGAGTTCAATGTAAGATAAATGATGTAATAGTTTGGATTTTTCTGAGTTAAACAATAGCATGGATTAATATAAGAAGAAGAGgcttagtttggattattcttatgaaataaccctaataaatattataaacatcacttgaatataatacataatatagaaaaaatatgtatatatcatATTGTGaaaataatgatataaactcttaagagctctaaaaaataatacttaagagactcaaaaagtTTTTAGTTGGTATATAGGTTTCAATGATgattcttatttataatcataggatcacccaccttattttaatctttcgatgtgggacaattatataatttatatgtattataatcaccacactaacattgtttttcaatgttaTTAAAAGAAGTACACCTTCTTTAATATTCATATGTGGAAatgatatgaaatctatactctaatgaaagcattttttaccacgaatctaattatattatcttcataatttttataacaacatttttttgccaaataaaatatcaaagtttttatataaaaaat from Silene latifolia isolate original U9 population chromosome 2, ASM4854445v1, whole genome shotgun sequence encodes the following:
- the LOC141637509 gene encoding uncharacterized protein LOC141637509, with translation MVWNIQGTGNKNKINALKEVVKVYKPSIIALIETHMNGEHALKIQKIIGYTGHSRVDANGFSGGIWLYWRSEFVTVTPVKEHSQYITVEVSRNGDLPWFFSAVYASPNPSNRMELWTELEQFARSNGHPWMLAGDYNETRSLNERHGGDQNMARRCAFFNNWIENCQLIELEFSGPAHTWAHGNSATTRQSDRLDRALCNSEWSTQFSDASVRHLPAFQFDHCPLLISPNGFAPLSSVQRPFRFQEAWMTHENLSEFIVSNWKTGDTLVSQLSDLSSKLQRWNEDVFGNIFRKKKRIVGSY